One Terriglobia bacterium genomic region harbors:
- a CDS encoding BMC domain-containing protein, whose amino-acid sequence MLKNSIGLIELSSIAAGFEACDAMLKAADVELILSRTICSGKYMVMVGGDVAAVQSSVEAGGRAGDFSVVDTFVIPNVHESIFPAIAGTSKVELLEALGIIESFSVASLIEAADAAAKTANVKLIEVRLAMALGGKAFVTLTGPVASVRSAVEAGADVVAQKGLLVNKVVIPQPRGELLNEMI is encoded by the coding sequence ATGCTAAAAAACTCCATCGGACTTATTGAATTGAGCAGCATTGCGGCGGGATTTGAGGCCTGTGATGCCATGTTGAAGGCGGCCGACGTTGAACTGATTCTCTCGAGGACAATCTGCTCCGGCAAATACATGGTCATGGTCGGGGGCGATGTGGCGGCGGTGCAATCCAGCGTTGAGGCCGGCGGCCGGGCGGGCGATTTTTCGGTAGTTGACACGTTCGTCATTCCCAATGTCCACGAATCCATTTTCCCGGCCATCGCAGGCACCAGCAAGGTCGAATTACTGGAAGCCCTGGGCATCATCGAGTCCTTTTCGGTCGCCTCGCTTATCGAGGCGGCGGACGCCGCGGCGAAAACGGCAAACGTCAAGCTCATTGAAGTGCGCCTGGCCATGGCACTCGGGGGAAAGGCCTTTGTGACCCTCACCGGCCCTGTCGCGTCGGTCCGCAGTGCCGTAGAGGCGGGCGCCGACGTCGTCGCCCAAAAGGGCCTGCTCGTCAACAAAGTTGTCATTCCGCAGCCCCGCGGAGAACTGTTAAATGAAATGATCTGA
- a CDS encoding 4Fe-4S dicluster domain-containing protein, whose product MLSQELRKYGVVGAGGAGFPTYVKANSQVEFVLANGAECEPLIHKDFELMKQFPQEIVSGMLLMMDATQAHSGKFGIKKKNQAAIDALAPHLKSKNIEFTLLGDFYPSGDEYELVYTATGRLIPPAGIPLQVGCVVNNVETLYNVHFANEGVPVTDKFVSIAGAVKNPCSFWVPIGTSFHELIALAGGATVPDFGIFVSGIMMGTLAFDLDDVVTKTTAGLIVLPKKHFLITRKSQPQESMNRIGKSACDQCSYCTEFCPRYLLGYEIVPHKVMRSLGFTLSGSDQWSQWAELCCGCGLCTLYACPEDLFPKEACDQAKRDMRTADIKFVQKKEVRVHPMKESRRVPLPQLRKRLRVEEYETETPFRKIEYAPSRVRIKLSQHAGKPAHPVVKEAESIRKGGLVALVDEPDLGVSIHSSIDGTVRAITDHWIEIEAKPTERGGGET is encoded by the coding sequence TTGCTCAGCCAGGAATTAAGAAAATATGGGGTGGTGGGTGCCGGGGGTGCCGGTTTTCCCACTTATGTGAAAGCGAATTCCCAGGTGGAGTTTGTGCTGGCCAATGGCGCCGAATGCGAACCCCTGATTCACAAGGATTTTGAATTAATGAAGCAATTCCCGCAGGAGATTGTTTCGGGAATGTTATTGATGATGGATGCAACCCAGGCCCATAGCGGAAAATTTGGCATCAAGAAGAAGAATCAGGCCGCCATCGATGCCCTGGCGCCTCACCTGAAGTCGAAGAACATCGAGTTCACGCTGCTGGGTGACTTTTATCCATCGGGAGACGAGTACGAGCTTGTATACACCGCCACGGGAAGATTGATTCCTCCGGCGGGAATTCCCCTGCAGGTCGGTTGTGTCGTCAACAACGTTGAGACCCTCTACAACGTCCATTTCGCCAACGAAGGAGTTCCTGTTACCGATAAATTTGTGTCCATCGCCGGAGCCGTGAAGAATCCCTGTTCCTTCTGGGTGCCGATTGGGACCTCCTTCCACGAACTGATCGCATTGGCGGGAGGAGCGACGGTGCCTGACTTTGGCATCTTTGTGAGCGGCATCATGATGGGCACTCTCGCGTTTGATCTCGATGACGTGGTCACCAAGACCACGGCGGGGTTGATTGTTCTTCCCAAAAAACATTTTCTGATCACCCGCAAAAGCCAGCCGCAGGAAAGCATGAATCGGATCGGCAAATCCGCGTGTGACCAATGCAGCTACTGCACCGAGTTCTGTCCCCGGTATCTGCTGGGGTACGAGATTGTCCCGCACAAGGTGATGCGGAGTCTGGGTTTCACACTGTCGGGATCAGACCAGTGGAGCCAGTGGGCTGAACTCTGCTGCGGTTGCGGTCTGTGCACCTTGTATGCCTGTCCCGAGGATCTGTTTCCCAAGGAAGCGTGCGATCAAGCCAAAAGGGACATGCGTACGGCGGACATCAAGTTCGTTCAGAAAAAAGAAGTTCGAGTCCATCCCATGAAAGAATCCCGGCGGGTCCCGCTTCCGCAGCTCCGGAAGAGGCTGAGGGTCGAGGAATATGAGACGGAAACCCCGTTTCGGAAGATTGAGTACGCGCCCTCTCGAGTCCGGATCAAACTGTCGCAGCACGCCGGCAAACCCGCGCACCCGGTGGTCAAGGAGGCCGAGAGCATCAGGAAAGGCGGACTGGTCGCCCTCGTCGATGAACCTGATCTGGGTGTTAGTATTCACTCAAGCATCGATGGAACGGTCAGGGCTATTACGGATCATTGGATTGAGATCGAGGCGAAACCGACAGAGCGGGGAGGCGGCGAAACTTAA